A genomic stretch from Cloacibacterium caeni includes:
- a CDS encoding chloride channel protein, with translation MNFHYKRLLVPIRKNFIVRNLISYFKNVYQRTTYANSTLKKQFLQFLPFLLASFITGFVAFLYSKIFTFSEKWSHEIFHQNKLYIFIITPLSFFISWFLVRTFAKYSAGSGIPQVMASVELSKPNTHHLVKRFLSLRIIIIKILASAVKVFGGGIAGREGPTIQIAGSIFVEIHKRLPKWWVPISEKNVMIAGAASGLAAAFNTPLGGIIFAIEELAKTHIKYIKSPLFVAVIIAGLTAQGFGGSYLYLGYPKTNYSGWLVFVGIFITAIVAGYFGSKMCSIIIALMSFFEKFKKNYQQVFIVFFCGFFVATFIYFFGTEVMGSGKELMERLLFTSDKSVEWYLPFLRMNGLIATFSFGGAGGVFAPSLSSGASFGALIAQLLQLSGDNANLLILIGMTAFLTGVTRAPFTSAIIIFEMTDRHSIIFFLLLGAVLASLVCNFVTKRAFYDVLKEKYIEKVLNQENIEKK, from the coding sequence ATGAATTTTCATTACAAAAGATTACTGGTTCCTATTAGGAAAAATTTTATTGTAAGAAATCTAATTTCTTATTTTAAAAATGTATACCAAAGAACCACTTATGCCAATTCTACTCTCAAAAAGCAATTTTTACAGTTTTTACCTTTTTTATTGGCTTCATTCATCACTGGTTTTGTGGCTTTTTTGTACAGTAAAATATTCACCTTTTCAGAAAAATGGTCTCACGAAATTTTTCATCAAAATAAATTATATATTTTCATCATCACGCCTTTGAGTTTTTTCATTTCTTGGTTTTTGGTAAGAACTTTTGCCAAATATTCTGCAGGAAGCGGAATTCCGCAAGTCATGGCTTCAGTAGAATTGTCAAAACCAAATACACATCATCTCGTTAAAAGATTTCTGAGTTTGAGAATAATCATTATCAAAATTTTAGCAAGTGCCGTAAAAGTTTTTGGTGGTGGAATTGCAGGAAGAGAAGGTCCAACCATTCAAATTGCGGGTTCTATTTTTGTGGAAATTCATAAAAGATTGCCAAAATGGTGGGTGCCGATTTCCGAAAAAAATGTAATGATTGCGGGAGCAGCTTCTGGTTTAGCCGCAGCTTTTAACACGCCACTTGGAGGAATTATTTTTGCGATTGAAGAATTAGCCAAAACTCATATTAAGTATATTAAATCTCCACTTTTTGTAGCAGTTATCATCGCTGGTCTCACTGCGCAAGGTTTTGGTGGCAGTTACTTGTACCTAGGTTATCCTAAAACCAATTACTCTGGTTGGCTGGTTTTTGTAGGGATTTTTATTACGGCTATTGTCGCTGGGTATTTTGGAAGTAAAATGTGTAGCATTATCATTGCATTGATGAGTTTTTTTGAGAAATTTAAGAAAAATTATCAACAAGTTTTTATCGTTTTTTTCTGTGGATTTTTTGTGGCAACTTTCATCTATTTTTTCGGAACCGAAGTTATGGGTTCTGGTAAAGAATTAATGGAAAGACTGCTTTTCACCTCAGATAAATCGGTAGAATGGTATTTGCCTTTTTTGAGAATGAATGGTTTAATTGCTACTTTCAGTTTTGGTGGAGCAGGAGGTGTTTTTGCCCCTTCATTAAGTTCTGGAGCAAGTTTTGGAGCGTTAATTGCTCAGTTGCTACAATTATCAGGAGATAATGCTAATTTATTGATTTTAATTGGGATGACTGCTTTTCTTACAGGAGTTACCAGAGCGCCATTTACCTCCGCAATTATTATATTTGAAATGACAGACAGACATAGTATCATCTTTTTTCTTTTATTAGGAGCCGTTCTCGCTTCTTTGGTTTGTAATTTTGTAACCAAGAGAGCTTTTTATGATGTTCTGAAAGAAAAATACATCGAAAAGGTTCTAAATCAAGAAAATATTGAAAAAAAATAA
- a CDS encoding TIGR00341 family protein — protein MFRLLDLHKGEENKQKVLENVKDNISFSGSNLWILMAAILVASVGLNVNSTAVVIGAMLISPLMGPIVGAGFALGVFDFELLKKSLKNLFIATIASLLVSTIYFYISPFKEAQSELLARTSPNIYDVLIAFFGGLAGVIAITRVEKGNPIPGVAIATALMPPLCTAGFGLATGNFKFFFGALFLYTINCVFIGISTFLIVKFLKYPSVKFVDLKERKRVQNLITLLSLLVLLPSIYFAYSLYKEQEFRIKADQFIEKEFIEKGNTLVYKKINFLSNPRKIELAFLKRNFTQDEIKKMNQSLSEIGLNNTELIIKANNYQNLEVLKDDILNEINKNSERDKELLALKNQTSSLENNMQLLKEAQVLFPNINAINVSELSFAQGDSLVEKPVLIYQASENLTDEDQIKLKNWIEKRLNKSNVEVYK, from the coding sequence ATGTTTAGACTATTAGATTTACACAAAGGAGAAGAAAACAAACAAAAAGTTTTAGAAAACGTAAAAGATAATATTTCTTTTTCTGGTTCTAATTTATGGATTCTAATGGCTGCTATTCTTGTAGCATCTGTAGGTCTTAATGTAAATTCTACAGCAGTGGTAATTGGAGCCATGCTTATTTCTCCTTTGATGGGACCTATTGTAGGCGCTGGTTTTGCACTTGGTGTTTTTGATTTTGAATTACTAAAAAAATCATTAAAAAACTTGTTTATTGCTACCATTGCGAGTTTATTAGTTTCTACCATCTATTTTTATATTAGTCCTTTCAAAGAAGCTCAATCAGAATTATTAGCAAGAACATCTCCCAATATTTATGACGTGCTTATTGCTTTTTTTGGTGGTTTAGCTGGTGTTATTGCAATAACTAGAGTGGAAAAAGGAAATCCTATTCCTGGGGTTGCCATTGCTACAGCTCTTATGCCACCATTATGTACAGCAGGTTTTGGTTTGGCAACAGGTAATTTTAAGTTCTTTTTTGGAGCATTATTTCTTTATACAATTAATTGTGTTTTTATAGGGATTTCTACATTTTTGATTGTTAAATTTCTAAAATATCCATCGGTTAAATTTGTAGATTTAAAGGAGAGAAAAAGAGTGCAAAATTTGATAACTCTACTTTCTTTACTGGTTCTTTTGCCAAGTATTTATTTTGCCTATTCATTATATAAAGAACAGGAATTTAGGATTAAAGCAGACCAGTTTATTGAAAAAGAATTTATAGAAAAAGGAAATACTTTGGTTTACAAAAAAATAAATTTTTTAAGCAATCCTCGAAAAATAGAATTGGCTTTCTTAAAGAGAAATTTTACTCAAGATGAAATAAAAAAAATGAACCAAAGTCTTTCAGAAATTGGTCTAAATAATACCGAACTTATTATTAAAGCGAATAATTATCAAAATTTAGAAGTTTTAAAAGACGATATTCTTAATGAAATCAATAAAAATTCTGAAAGAGATAAAGAATTATTAGCTTTAAAAAATCAAACTTCATCTTTAGAAAATAACATGCAGTTGCTTAAAGAAGCTCAAGTTTTGTTTCCAAATATTAATGCGATAAATGTTTCTGAACTCAGTTTTGCACAAGGTGATTCATTGGTTGAAAAACCTGTACTTATTTATCAAGCATCAGAAAATCTTACAGATGAAGACCAAATAAAACTGAAAAACTGGATTGAGAAAAGACTCAATAAATCAAATGTAGAAGTTTATAAATAA